In a genomic window of Cryomorphaceae bacterium:
- a CDS encoding XRE family transcriptional regulator, which produces MRFFGIGSGGYGKVEVAGEITHEAELCGYGVFGDNIRDIRVQKGLSQQQVAEHIGTSLTQVRRWEAGQTAPSIDNAALLARFYNVSLDRLCGLQDRPDLDLEGLDEKQIEALKAVVEGFKR; this is translated from the coding sequence ATAAGGTTTTTTGGCATTGGGAGCGGTGGCTATGGCAAAGTAGAAGTTGCCGGAGAAATAACCCACGAAGCAGAGCTTTGCGGGTACGGGGTTTTTGGAGACAATATCAGGGACATCAGGGTGCAAAAGGGCCTCTCTCAGCAGCAGGTGGCCGAACATATAGGTACTTCTCTCACGCAGGTTAGGCGATGGGAGGCCGGGCAAACGGCTCCATCTATTGACAACGCAGCACTACTGGCCAGGTTCTACAATGTTTCCCTGGACAGGCTCTGCGGGCTTCAGGATCGGCCCGACCTTGATCTTGAAGGATTGGACGAAAAGCAGATTGAGGCGCTGAAGGCCGTGGTGGAGGGTTTTAAAAGGTGA